The Acyrthosiphon pisum isolate AL4f unplaced genomic scaffold, pea_aphid_22Mar2018_4r6ur Scaffold_21113;HRSCAF=23060, whole genome shotgun sequence genome window below encodes:
- the LOC103308291 gene encoding uncharacterized protein LOC103308291: protein MNETQCLTTINPGLYYHFGLRLAILDHFKFISTNNIDVIKIVIGIDGLPISKSSASQLWPILGYIRPFKNSVFPIGIYWGHEKPDDSNLYLKQFCVEAKELLTNGVNINGVIFKVIIDGFSLDAPAKSYVLKVKGHSEL from the coding sequence ATGAATGAGACACAGTGCTTAACTACAATAAATCCtggtttatattaccattttggTTTGAGATTAGCTATTCTggatcattttaaatttatttcaacaaataatattgatgttatCAAAATAGTTATTGGCATTGATGGCTTGCCAATCTCCAAAAGCAGTGCAAGTCAATTATGGCCCATTTTGGGGTATATACGCCCATTCAAGAATTCTGTGTTTCCAATTGGTATATACTGGGGCCATGAGAAACCTGAcgattctaatttatatttaaaacaattttgtgtaGAAGCTAAAGAGTTATTGACAAATGGAGTTAATATTAATGGAgtgatttttaaagttataattgaTGGATTTTCTCTAGACGCCCCCGCTAAATCGTATGTGCTAAAAGTTAAGGGTCACAGTGAGTTATGA